DNA from Bradyrhizobium diazoefficiens USDA 110:
CCTGGCAGAGACGATCCTGAGACAACATTCCTGACCTTGAGACGACCCTTGAAAGGCCTTCCCCCCATGAAACGCGTAACCCTGGCTCTCACTCTTGCTCTCGCCGCCGGCCTGACTGCCCAAGCCGCCGATGCGCAAACGCTCAAGACCGTCAAGGACCGTGGCACGCTGTCCTGCGGCGTCAGCCAGGGCCTGCCGGGCTTCTCCGCGCCCGACGACAAGGGCAACTGGACCGGGCTCGACGTCGACGTCTGCCGTGCGATCGCGGCGGCCATCTTCAATGACCCGACCAAGGTCAAGTTCGTGCCGACCTCGGCCAAGGACCGTTTCACGGCGCTGCAATCCGGCGAAATCGACGTGCTCTCGCGCAACACCACCTGGACCATTTCGCGCGACACCTCGCTGGGCGCCAACTTCACCGGCGTGACCTATTATGACGGGCAGGGCTTCATGGTGAAGAAGTCGCTCAAGGTGAATTCCGCCCTCGAGCTCAACAGCGCCTCGGTCTGCGTGCAGACCGGCACCACCACCGAGCAGAATCTGGCCGACTACTTCAAGGCCAACAACATGAAGTACGAGGTGATCGCGTTCGGCACCAACGACGAGACGGTCAAGGCCTATGAGGCCGGCCGCTGCGACGTGTTCACCACCGACCAGTCGGGCCTCTATGCCAACCGCCTCAAGCTCGCCAATCCCAATGACCACATGGTGCTGCCCGAAATCATCTCGAAGGAGCCGCTCGGCCCGATGGTGCGCCACGGCGACGACCAGTGGTTCGACATCGTGAAATGGACGCTGTTTGCCCTCGTCACCACCGAGGAGCTCGGGGTGACCTCGAAGAACGTCGACGAGAAGGCGAAACTCGAAAGCCCTGAGTTGAAGCGCGTGCTCGGCAGCGACGGCAATTTCGGCGAACAGCTCGGCCTGACCAAGGACTGGGTGGTGCGGATCGTGAAGGCGGTCGGCAATTACGGCGAGGTGTTTGATCGCAACGTCGGCGCGGGCTCGCCGCTCGCCATCAATCGCGGCCTCAACAATCTCTGGAACAAGGGCGGTCTCCAGTACGCGCCGCCGATCCGCTGATCCCGCTTGAGCGGCACGCGGCGATGAGCACCGAGGCTCGAAAACCGCCGGCCCAGATCGCGCTGAAGATCAGGCGCATTCTGGGCGGCAAGGCAGGCTGGAACGGCGTCGCCGTCCAGTTTGCCTTCGCGGCGATCCTGGGCTGGATCGGTTATGAGATCGTCTCCAACGCCCGCGCCAACCTCGAAAACCAGCACATTGCCGCCGGCTTCGGCTTCCTCAGGAACAATGCCGGCTTCGACGTCAACCAGACCCTGATCTCCTACACCGGCTCGGACACGTTCCTGCGCGTGTTTATCGTCGGGCTTCTGAACACGCTCGTGGTCTCGGTGGTCGGCATCTTTTTCGCCACCGTGATCGGCTTTATCGTCGCGCTGTGCCGGCTGTCGCCCAACTGGCTGCTGTCGCGCATCGGCGAGCTCTATGTCGAGATCATCCGCAACCTGCCGCTGCTGTTCCAGATCCTGTTCTGGTACCTGGCGGTGCTCGCGGCGCTGCCAAATCCCCGGCAGAGCATTTCGCTGCTCGGCATCGCCTTCGTCAGCAATCGGGGCCTCGTCATTCCCCGTCCGATCGGCGAGAGCGGGTTCGAGCCGTTCCTGGCGATGCTGGTCCTCGGCATCGTCGCATCGCTGGCGTTGCGCTTCCATGCGCGGCGCGCGCTGTTCCAGCGCGGGCAGGTGATCCGCATCTGGCCTTATGTGCTGGGCCTGCTGTTCGGGCTGCCGGTGGTCACGATGCTGGTGTTCGGTCTGCCCTTCACCTTCGAGCTGCCGCAGCTCAAGGGCTTCAATTTTGCCGGCGGCTCGCGGATCATCCCGGAGTTCGTGGCGCTGACGGTCGCCTTGTCGACCTATACCGCCGCCTTCATCGCCGAGATCGTGCGCGCCGGAATCCTGTCCGTGCACAAGGGACAGATGGAGGCGGGGTCGTCGCTGGGCTTGAGCCGCGGCACAACGCTCCGGCTGATCGTCGTGCCACAGGCGATGCGCGTCATCGTGCCGCCGCTGACCAACCAGTATCTCAACCTCACGAAGAACTCCTCGCTGGCGGTCGCCATCGGCTATCCCGACCTGGTGTCGGTGTTCGCCGGCACCTCGCTGAGCCAGACTGGACAGGCGATCGAGATCATCGCCATGACGATGGGCGTCTATCTCTTGATCTCGCTCGTCACCAGCGCCGTCATGAGCGTCTACGGTTGGCGCGTCAGCCGGAGTCTGGGCGCATGACCGACATCACCTCGTCCAGCTTCGTTCGCCAGGACCTGCTCACCGAGCGTCCCGCGCCGGTGAAGACCACGGGCTTCGTCGGCCTGATGCGCACGCGCCTGTTCAACTCGCCGACCAACATTCTGCTCACGATCGTGGGCGCCCTGCTGCTCTGGTTCACCATCATTCCCTCGGTCAGGTTCCTGATGGTCGATGCGGTCTGGGCCGGCAAGGATCGCACGGCCTGCCTGGCCGAGAATGCCGGATTTGCGGTCGGCGCCTGCTGGCCCTACATCCAGGCCAAGCTGCCGCAACTGATCTACGGCTTCTATCCCGAGGCCGAGCGCTGGCGGGTCAACCTCACGCTCATCCTGGCGGCGGTCCTGCTGGTGCCGCTGCTCGTTCCGCGCCTGCCGTCGAAAGGGCTGAACGCCGGCCTGTTCTTCTTCGCCTTTCCGGTGGTCGCATTCTTCCTGCTGCGCGGCGGCGGCATCACCGGCTTTGGCCTGAGCTGGACGGCCGGCCTCCTGCAATTGTTCGACGACAGCATCATCGGGGCAGGGCAGGCCCTGCTCAATCTCAGCAAGACGTCGGCCATCGCCCCATTGCTGTGGGTCGTTGGCAACCTCGTCGTGCTTGTCGGCACGGCGATCTACTGGCTGATCTTTCCGCTGACCTGGCTGCGCGATCAGCTCCAGGGAACGGGCCAGTCGGTCTGGGTCGATTTCGCCATCACCGCCGTGATCGTCTCCCTGATCGCCTTCCTTCTCGGCGGTGGTGTGCGCGCCGGCTGGCGTGCGCTCGCATCGAGCATTGCCACCTTCGTCGCCATCGCCATCGTGATCAAGCTGATGGGGCTCGATCATGGCGGGCTGCCGGTCGTGGAGACGAGCCTGTGGGGCGGCCTGCTGGTGACGCTGGTGGTGTCCGTCACCGGCATCGTCACCTCGCTGCCGATCGGCATCGCGCTGGCGCTGGGCCGCCGCTCCACCATTCCGCTGATCCGGATCTTCTCGATCGCCTTCATCGAGTTCTGGCGCGGCGTGCCGCTGATCACCGTGCTGTTCTTCGCGACCTACATGCTGCCTCTGTTCCTGCCCGGCAATTTCACGGTCGACGGTCTGGTGCGTGCGCTGATCGGCATCGCGCTGTTCACGGGCGCCTATCAGGCCGAGAACGTTCGCGGCGGGCTTGCTGCTATCCCGCGCGGGCAGGGCGAGGCTGCGGCGGCCCTCGGGCTGTCCTGGTGGAAGACGACCTCGCTGATCGTGCTGCCGCAGGCGCTGCGCCACGTCATTCCGAACCTCGTCAACAGCTTCATCTCGCTGTTCAAGGACACTTCGCTGGTCTCGATCGTGGCGCTGTTCGACCTCCTGGGCTCGCTCAGGGCCTCGTTCTCGGATCCGAAATGGTCGACGCCGTCCACGGCGTTCACGGGTTTCGCGTTCGCGGGGATCATCTATTTTCTGTTCTGCTTCGGAATGTCACGCTACTCGCTGTTCGTCGAGCACCGCCTCAACGCCCACCGCCGCAACTGATCGAGGCCACCATGTCCGACCCCATCGTCAAGATTTCCAGCCTGAACAAATGGTACGGCGAATTTCACGTCCTGCGCGACATCGACCTCGAGGTGAAGAAGGGCGAGCGCATCGTGATCTGCGGGCCCTCGGGCTCCGGCAAGTCCACGCTGATCCGCTGCATCAACGCACTGGAGGAATTCCAGGAGGGCGAGATCGTCGTCGACGGCATCGCGCTCGGGCCGAACCTCAAGCATGTCGACGCGGTGCGCCGCGAGGTCGGCATGGTGTTCCAGAGCTTTAACCTGTTCCCGCATCTGACGGTTCTGGACAATTGCACGCTGGCGCCGATCTGGGTCCGCAACATCCCAAAGAGGGATGCCGAGGCAACCGCGATGAAATTCCTGGAGCGGGTCAAGATCCCGCACCAGGCCAACAAGTTTCCGGGCCAGATGTCCGGTGGCCAGCAGCAGCGCGTCGCGATCGCGCGCGCGCTGACGATGAACCCGAAGGTGATGCTGTTCGACGAGCCGACCTCGGCGCTCGACCCCGAGATGGTCAAGGAGGTCCTCGACACCATGGTTGACCTCGCCGGGGAGGGCATGACCATGCTGGTCGTGACCCACGAGATGGGATTTGCCCGCGAGGTCGCCAACCGCGTCGTGTTCATGGACGCCGGTCAGATCATCGAGGCCAATACCCCGAACGAGTTCTTTGCCGCCCCCCAGCACGCCCGCACGAAACTGTTCCTGAGCCAGATTCTGCGGTGAGCGCCTGAAAATCCGGCGGCCTCGCTGCTCCAACCGACCCACCAGCTTCGCACCATGCGAATCAGCTTGCCTCTTTTCGGACCATCCTCCGGAGAGAGACCTTGCAGAGCAGTGTCGGCGCGCGCGCATACCAGAATGCGCGATTGGAAAAGAAGCTGAGGAAGCAGGCGGATGCCGTCATGTCCTTCGCGATCGAGGCGCTTGGGCAGGGCAGATTTGACGAAGTCGAGATCCTTTGCCGCGAGATCCTGAAGGAGGTTCCGGATCACTTCCACGCCACGCACCTGCTCGGCCTGCGCGCGTTCGACGGCGGGTGGCTCGAGGACGCGCAATTCCTGCTTGAGCGCGCGGTTGCACTCGATCCGCGTTCGCCCGATGCCCATGGCAATCTCGGGGCCGTGTATTTCGCGCTCGAGAGGTTCAAGGATGCCCGCGCATGCCAGGAGAAGGCCATTGCGCTGAAGCCGAATTGTCCGATCACCCTGACCAATCTCGGCAATACGCTGCTGCACCTCGGCCTCGCCAAGGAGGCGATCGAACTGCACGAGCGCGCCATCAGGCTGAAGCCGAACTATGCCGATGCATTTTGCAACCGCGGGATGGCGGAACTGATGATCGGCCAGTTTGAGCGCGCCGGGGTGGACTTCGATCGCGCCCTGTCGTTTCAGCCGCGTCACGCCGAAGCGATCGCCGGCAAGGCTATGGTGAGCCTCGAGCTCCGGCACTTCGAGGCGGCGGAGGCCGCCTTCGAAGCTTCGCTCGCGCTCAAGCCGGGCTCACCGCGGATTCTGGTGCAGCGCGGACGGCTCCATTTGACCCTGTACCGGCTGGAGCAGGCGGCCGCGGATTTCGATGCAGCGCTGGCGCAATCGCCACGGAACGAGCTCGCGCTGTGCTGGAGGGCGCAGGTCGACATTATGGTGAGGAACACGGCGGGGGCGATGGCGGGCGTCAAGACCCTGCTCGAGGTCAATCCGCAATCCGAGGCGGGCATGTCGCTCCTGGCCTCTTGCCATGCGAACCAGGGAGACATCGCGACGGCGCTCGAATATCTCGATGCGGCGCTGGCGATCGCGCCGGACTTTCCGGAGGCCATCGGATACAAGATTTTCGTGCTGGATTACCTGCCGGAGGCCGATTTCGTGGTCCAGCAGGCGGCACGAAAATATTGGTGGGATCAGATCGGCGCCAAGCTTCCGCAAAGGACCCTGTCGCCGCGCGATCTCGATCCGGACAGACGGATCGTGATCGGATATGTCGCGTCGGAATTCAGGCAGCATTCGGCGGCGTACACCCTGTTGCCGGTGATGCGCCATCACGATCACGCCAAGTTCAAGATCGTCTGCTATTCCTGCTGGCCGTTGCAGGATGGGATGACCGAGAAGTTCAAGGCTTGCGCAGACGTCTGGGTCGAGGCCGCGCAGTTTTCGGACGATGAACTGGCCGATCGTATCCAGGCCGACGGGATCGATATTCTGATCGATGTGTCCGGACATACGACCGGCAGCAGGCTCCATGTTTTCTCGCGGAAGCCGGCCCCCATCCAGGTCACGGGCTTCGGGCACGCAACAGGCACGGGCCTTCAGACGATGGACTACGTGCTCGCGGATCCGATCTTCATTCCGCAGTCGGCGCGCCACCTGCTGGCCGAAAAGGTCTATGACCTGCCGAGCCTGATCACGATCGATCCCATCCAGGACGTGCCACCTTCGGAGCTTCCCATGCTTCGCAACGGCTATGTGACCTTCGGTGTGTTCAACCGCATCTTGAAGATCTCGGACGAGGCCATCCGGGTGTGGTCGAAGGTGATGCGTGAGGTGGCGGGATCGAAGATCATCATCAAGAACGGGCTGCTCGACGATCCGATGCTGCGCGACGGTCTGATCGCGCGGTTCGTGGCACAGGGCATCGCCGAGGAGAACGTCATCTGCATGGGCTCGACCTCGCGCCGCGAGCATTTGCGGGCCTTTGCCAATGTCGACATTTCGCTCGACACCTTCCCGCAAAACGGTGGCATCAGCACCTGGGAATCCCTCTATGCGGGCGTCCCGGTCGTCGCCAAGCTCGGTAATGGCTCCTCGTCGCGCGCCGGCGGCTCCATCGTGGCGGCCGTCGGTCTCGGCGACTGGGTTGCCGATGACGACGAGGGCTATGCCGCGATCGCGTGCAAATTTGCCGCGCAGCCTGCCCATCTGGCGAAGCTGCGCGCGGATCTGCCGGCGCAGATCGCCAATTCACCCGCCGGCAACGTCGAGATCTACACGCGTGAGGTCGAGGCGGGATATCGCCAGTTCTGGCGCGACTATTGTGCCGAGGCCTCGGAAACATGCGACGTTGCGTAGGCACGTCCGCCGCGCCGGACCGCGACGTCCGAGGCCTGAGATGATCGACATCAGCTTTGGATGGTGCGTGCCCGAGGCTGGTCTCGAGCCAAATCCCGCGCGGGGCACCGGAAAATCCCGGGGTGTTGCCGGTCCAGCCGATCGGGCGGCCTCGGCCGCGAATCAGTTAGACTCTCGGTAAGGCCATCCTCCGGAGAGTAACCTTGCAGAACAGCGGCGGCGCGCGCGCATTCCAGAACGCGCGATTGCAGAAGAAGTTGATGAAGCAGGCGGATGCCATCATCTCAGCCGCGGCCGCCGCCTATGGCCAAAGCAAATTTGCCGAGACAGAGGCGCTATGCCGTGAGATCCTGAAAGCGCTTCCGGATCATGTCGACGCCTTGCACCTGCTCGGGATGTGTGCGCATGACGGCCGCCGCCTGGAGGAGGCCCGGGAGCTGCTCGAGCGCGTGATTGCGCTCGATCCGCGCCTGCATGACGCCCATAACAACCTGGCGACCGTGCACTTCGACCTCGGTAATTTCGAGGAGGCGCGGCGGTGTCAGGAGAGGGCCATCGCGCTGAAGCCGAATTTCGTGGTCGCGCTGACCAACCTCGGCAATACGCTGATGCATCTGGGGCAGTACGAACAGGCGCTCGAACTGCACGAGCGCGCAATCAAGATCAAGCCGGACTACGCCGATGCGTTCTGCAATCGCGGAATGGTCGAGATAGTGCTTGGACAGATCATGCGCGCCAAGGAAAGTTTCGATCGCGCCTTGCTGTTTCAGCCGCGTCACGCCGAGGCAATCGTCGGCAGCAGCATGGTCAGCATGGAGCTCCGGCACCACGAGGAGGCAGCAGCCAAGCTTGCCACGGCGCTCGCGATCAAGCCCGGCTCGCCGAGGATTCTGGCCCAGCGAGGGCGGCTCAGTTACGAGTTGCAGCGCCTGGAGCCGGCGCTTGCGGATTTCGAGGCCGCGCTTGCCATTTCGCCCAAGCTCGAACTGGCCCTCCGGGGCAAGGCACAGGCCTGCCTCGTGATGGGGAAGACCGCGCAGGCGATGGCGGCCGCAACGGCCTTGATCGAGCAAAATCCGCGCTCCGAGGTCGGCTTGGCGCTGATGGGATTCTCTCATTCAAATCAGGGAGAGATGGACGCCGCGATCGAATATCTCGATCGCGCGCTGGCGATCCGCCCGGACTATGGAGATGCGATCAGGGGCAAGATCTTCTTGCAGGACTACCGCGCCGAGGCCGATTTCGCGCTCCAGCAGGCGGTACGACGAGATTGGTGGGACTTGATCGGCTCCAAGCTGCCGCGGCGGACGCTGCCGAAGCGGCCGCTCGATCCGGACAAGCAGATTGTGGTCGGCTATGTCGCTGCCGAATTCCGGCAACACTCGGCGGGCCTCACCTTGCTACCGGTGCTGCGCCATCATGATCACGCCAACTTCAAAATCATCTGCTATTATTCCTGGCCGGGAGCGGACGAGTACACCGCCATGTTCAAGTCGCTGGCGGACGTCTGGGTCGACGCCTGGGACCTTTCGGACGACGAACTCGCCGATCGCATTCAGGCTGACAATGTCGACATCCTGATCGACGTTTCGGGCCATACGACCGGTAACAGGTTGCAGGTTTTCGCGCGAAAGCCTGCCCCGATCCAGGCCACTGGGTTCGGACACGCGACGGGCACGGGCATGCAGACCATGGACTATGTGCTCGCGGATCCCGTTTTCATTCCGCCGTCGGTCCGGCATCTGTTTCCCGAAAAGATCCACGATCTGCCGTGCCTGATCACGATGGAGCCCGTCTCGGATCTGCAGCCGTCCGAGTTGCCGATGCTCCGCAACGGCTACGTCACCTTCGGCGTGTTCAACCGCATCTACAAGATATCGGATGATGCGATCCGTGTGTGGTCGCGGATCATGCGCGAGGTTCCGGGATCCAAGATCGTCCTCAAGCACGGTCTGCTCGATGATCCCCTGCTGCGCGATAGCCTGATCGCGCGTTTCGTGGCGCAGGGCATTGCCGAGGAGAATATCACGTGCCTCGGCACCACCTCGCGCAACGACCACCTGATGGCCTTTGACAAGATCGATATTTCGCTCGACACGTTCCCACAGAATGGCGGCATCAGCACCTGGGAATCCCTCTACAAGGGCGTTCCCGTCGTCGCCAAGCTCGGCATTGGAGCCTCTTCGCGTGCCGGCGCCTCCATCGTGGCCGCCGTCGGTCTCGGCGACTGGGTCGCCGAGGATGACGATGGCTATGTCGAGATCGCCCGCAAGTTTGCATCGCAGCCCGATTATCTGGCGAAGTTGCGCGCGGGATTGCCGGCTCAGATCGCAGCCTCGCCCGCCGGCAATGTCGAGATCTACACGCGTGAGCTCGAAGCGGGTTACCGCCAGTTCTGGCGAGACTATTGTGCCGCCGCCTCGGAGAGCGGCGACGCTGCGGTAAGCGGGACAGACGCACCTAGCGGTTCCTGAGCCGGATCCCGCAGCGAGCCCCGGAATAGCCCGGAAGGATTTCCGGTCCCGCCGACCGGCCGGCCCGCCGCGCGAATCAGTTAGACTCGCCGCGGGCCATCTTCCGGAGAGACACCTTGCAGAGCAGCGCCGGCGCGCGCGCATTCCAGAATGCGCGATTGCAGAAGAAATTGAAGAAGCAGGCGGACGCCGTCATCTCTGCCGCGGCAAGCGCCTATGGCCAGGGCAGGTATGCGGAGACCGAGGCGCTCTGCCGCCAGACCGTGCAAGCCGTTCCGGATCATTTCGACGCCACGCACCTGCTCGGCCTGTCTGTGCAACAGGGCGGGCGCCTGGAAGAGGCGCAACAGCTGCTCGAGCGCGCGATCGCGATCGATCCGCGTTCGCACGAGGCCCACAACAATCTCGCGGCCGTGTACGTCGTTCTTCAGAAATTCGAGGCCGCTCGCGCCTGTCAGGAGAAGGCGATCGCGCTGAAGCCGAATTTCACGCCGGCCCTGACCGGCCTCGGC
Protein-coding regions in this window:
- a CDS encoding amino acid ABC transporter permease, yielding MSTEARKPPAQIALKIRRILGGKAGWNGVAVQFAFAAILGWIGYEIVSNARANLENQHIAAGFGFLRNNAGFDVNQTLISYTGSDTFLRVFIVGLLNTLVVSVVGIFFATVIGFIVALCRLSPNWLLSRIGELYVEIIRNLPLLFQILFWYLAVLAALPNPRQSISLLGIAFVSNRGLVIPRPIGESGFEPFLAMLVLGIVASLALRFHARRALFQRGQVIRIWPYVLGLLFGLPVVTMLVFGLPFTFELPQLKGFNFAGGSRIIPEFVALTVALSTYTAAFIAEIVRAGILSVHKGQMEAGSSLGLSRGTTLRLIVVPQAMRVIVPPLTNQYLNLTKNSSLAVAIGYPDLVSVFAGTSLSQTGQAIEIIAMTMGVYLLISLVTSAVMSVYGWRVSRSLGA
- a CDS encoding amino acid ABC transporter ATP-binding protein, whose protein sequence is MSDPIVKISSLNKWYGEFHVLRDIDLEVKKGERIVICGPSGSGKSTLIRCINALEEFQEGEIVVDGIALGPNLKHVDAVRREVGMVFQSFNLFPHLTVLDNCTLAPIWVRNIPKRDAEATAMKFLERVKIPHQANKFPGQMSGGQQQRVAIARALTMNPKVMLFDEPTSALDPEMVKEVLDTMVDLAGEGMTMLVVTHEMGFAREVANRVVFMDAGQIIEANTPNEFFAAPQHARTKLFLSQILR
- a CDS encoding amino acid ABC transporter substrate-binding protein, which codes for MKRVTLALTLALAAGLTAQAADAQTLKTVKDRGTLSCGVSQGLPGFSAPDDKGNWTGLDVDVCRAIAAAIFNDPTKVKFVPTSAKDRFTALQSGEIDVLSRNTTWTISRDTSLGANFTGVTYYDGQGFMVKKSLKVNSALELNSASVCVQTGTTTEQNLADYFKANNMKYEVIAFGTNDETVKAYEAGRCDVFTTDQSGLYANRLKLANPNDHMVLPEIISKEPLGPMVRHGDDQWFDIVKWTLFALVTTEELGVTSKNVDEKAKLESPELKRVLGSDGNFGEQLGLTKDWVVRIVKAVGNYGEVFDRNVGAGSPLAINRGLNNLWNKGGLQYAPPIR
- a CDS encoding tetratricopeptide repeat protein, whose product is MQSSVGARAYQNARLEKKLRKQADAVMSFAIEALGQGRFDEVEILCREILKEVPDHFHATHLLGLRAFDGGWLEDAQFLLERAVALDPRSPDAHGNLGAVYFALERFKDARACQEKAIALKPNCPITLTNLGNTLLHLGLAKEAIELHERAIRLKPNYADAFCNRGMAELMIGQFERAGVDFDRALSFQPRHAEAIAGKAMVSLELRHFEAAEAAFEASLALKPGSPRILVQRGRLHLTLYRLEQAAADFDAALAQSPRNELALCWRAQVDIMVRNTAGAMAGVKTLLEVNPQSEAGMSLLASCHANQGDIATALEYLDAALAIAPDFPEAIGYKIFVLDYLPEADFVVQQAARKYWWDQIGAKLPQRTLSPRDLDPDRRIVIGYVASEFRQHSAAYTLLPVMRHHDHAKFKIVCYSCWPLQDGMTEKFKACADVWVEAAQFSDDELADRIQADGIDILIDVSGHTTGSRLHVFSRKPAPIQVTGFGHATGTGLQTMDYVLADPIFIPQSARHLLAEKVYDLPSLITIDPIQDVPPSELPMLRNGYVTFGVFNRILKISDEAIRVWSKVMREVAGSKIIIKNGLLDDPMLRDGLIARFVAQGIAEENVICMGSTSRREHLRAFANVDISLDTFPQNGGISTWESLYAGVPVVAKLGNGSSSRAGGSIVAAVGLGDWVADDDEGYAAIACKFAAQPAHLAKLRADLPAQIANSPAGNVEIYTREVEAGYRQFWRDYCAEASETCDVA
- a CDS encoding tetratricopeptide repeat protein, with product MQNSGGARAFQNARLQKKLMKQADAIISAAAAAYGQSKFAETEALCREILKALPDHVDALHLLGMCAHDGRRLEEARELLERVIALDPRLHDAHNNLATVHFDLGNFEEARRCQERAIALKPNFVVALTNLGNTLMHLGQYEQALELHERAIKIKPDYADAFCNRGMVEIVLGQIMRAKESFDRALLFQPRHAEAIVGSSMVSMELRHHEEAAAKLATALAIKPGSPRILAQRGRLSYELQRLEPALADFEAALAISPKLELALRGKAQACLVMGKTAQAMAAATALIEQNPRSEVGLALMGFSHSNQGEMDAAIEYLDRALAIRPDYGDAIRGKIFLQDYRAEADFALQQAVRRDWWDLIGSKLPRRTLPKRPLDPDKQIVVGYVAAEFRQHSAGLTLLPVLRHHDHANFKIICYYSWPGADEYTAMFKSLADVWVDAWDLSDDELADRIQADNVDILIDVSGHTTGNRLQVFARKPAPIQATGFGHATGTGMQTMDYVLADPVFIPPSVRHLFPEKIHDLPCLITMEPVSDLQPSELPMLRNGYVTFGVFNRIYKISDDAIRVWSRIMREVPGSKIVLKHGLLDDPLLRDSLIARFVAQGIAEENITCLGTTSRNDHLMAFDKIDISLDTFPQNGGISTWESLYKGVPVVAKLGIGASSRAGASIVAAVGLGDWVAEDDDGYVEIARKFASQPDYLAKLRAGLPAQIAASPAGNVEIYTRELEAGYRQFWRDYCAAASESGDAAVSGTDAPSGS
- a CDS encoding amino acid ABC transporter permease, translated to MTDITSSSFVRQDLLTERPAPVKTTGFVGLMRTRLFNSPTNILLTIVGALLLWFTIIPSVRFLMVDAVWAGKDRTACLAENAGFAVGACWPYIQAKLPQLIYGFYPEAERWRVNLTLILAAVLLVPLLVPRLPSKGLNAGLFFFAFPVVAFFLLRGGGITGFGLSWTAGLLQLFDDSIIGAGQALLNLSKTSAIAPLLWVVGNLVVLVGTAIYWLIFPLTWLRDQLQGTGQSVWVDFAITAVIVSLIAFLLGGGVRAGWRALASSIATFVAIAIVIKLMGLDHGGLPVVETSLWGGLLVTLVVSVTGIVTSLPIGIALALGRRSTIPLIRIFSIAFIEFWRGVPLITVLFFATYMLPLFLPGNFTVDGLVRALIGIALFTGAYQAENVRGGLAAIPRGQGEAAAALGLSWWKTTSLIVLPQALRHVIPNLVNSFISLFKDTSLVSIVALFDLLGSLRASFSDPKWSTPSTAFTGFAFAGIIYFLFCFGMSRYSLFVEHRLNAHRRN